The proteins below are encoded in one region of bacterium:
- a CDS encoding polyprenyl synthetase family protein, with product MKTELKGYLEEKRVFVDGELARLLPHKGAYPPDVHEALHYAVFSGGKRLRAILVLAAAEAVTDVLPDGAVEAACAVECIHNYSLIHDDLPCMDADELRRGRPTVWKKFGEAVAVLTGDALLTVAFQILALGATREIELSDRLLLCSQELATASGTFGMIGGQAADVANEGKDIDASMLEFIHTLKTGALIRCACRMGAILARADDPRLMAATRYGEHLGMAFQIADDLLNVTGDEAKLGKSVGSDEKRGKNTYPKIHGVEKSREMAKFHVDSAVDEAKRLPRPEILAELAKFVVERDH from the coding sequence TTGAAGACGGAGTTGAAGGGTTACCTTGAGGAGAAGCGGGTCTTCGTGGACGGCGAGCTGGCGAGGCTCCTGCCGCACAAGGGGGCCTACCCGCCGGATGTCCACGAGGCGCTGCACTACGCCGTCTTTTCCGGCGGAAAGCGCCTGCGGGCGATCCTGGTCCTGGCCGCCGCCGAGGCCGTCACCGACGTTTTACCCGACGGGGCCGTCGAGGCGGCCTGCGCCGTCGAGTGCATACACAACTACTCTTTGATTCACGACGACCTGCCCTGCATGGACGCGGACGAGCTGCGGCGGGGCCGGCCCACGGTGTGGAAGAAGTTCGGGGAGGCGGTGGCCGTCCTAACCGGGGACGCGCTTCTGACCGTGGCGTTCCAGATTTTGGCCCTGGGAGCCACACGGGAGATCGAGCTCTCCGACCGCCTGCTCCTCTGCTCCCAGGAGCTGGCCACGGCCTCGGGCACATTCGGGATGATCGGCGGCCAGGCGGCGGACGTGGCCAACGAGGGCAAGGACATTGACGCCTCCATGCTGGAATTCATCCACACCCTGAAAACCGGGGCCCTGATCCGCTGCGCCTGCCGGATGGGGGCGATTCTCGCCCGGGCCGACGACCCACGGCTCATGGCGGCCACGCGCTACGGGGAGCACCTGGGGATGGCCTTCCAGATAGCCGACGACCTCTTGAACGTCACCGGAGACGAGGCGAAGCTGGGCAAATCCGTGGGCTCGGACGAAAAGCGGGGCAAGAACACCTATCCGAAAATTCACGGGGTGGAGAAGTCGCGGGAGATGGCGAAATTCCACGTCGATTCGGCCGTGGACGAGGCGAAGCGTCTGCCGCGGCCGGAAATTTTAGCGGAGCTGGCGAAATTCGTCGTCGAGAGGGACCACTAA